A single window of Chloracidobacterium thermophilum B DNA harbors:
- a CDS encoding cyclic nucleotide-binding domain-containing protein translates to MNAAATATVTATAMKRQEIANRHAILEAIRGISAIEELVEYEPGHGYKFGVDLEVAIYGRNYGPGKKVGPYIRMYDYPPGLEIVRQGDWDTNTFFIVVAGAVEVFVAGVAEPVAVFEPGKPFGEMGVLAGMPRSATVIAHRQRGARVLEVQRPALRVLRKLRKFGAALDITYRNNGRAAVANQLQIPDELRKKVAEIADFQLVARGHVLASAGEVIRKLLLIRDGWVKRIGQAQNGEVTDYLGPGYILGFNALTVREARFPYRAVAMSRTELLEIPVEALHRDPALLEALRAALGAAGDIGTPLQPTQALVFNPAVKTAQERLLDRGLADANNLLLMDMDLCIRCGNCSLACHQIHGHARLKRTGIHVLRPRTPTHTTLDQSLLMPAVCLHCKDPECLTGCPTGAIARFEGGQVDILPSLCIGCSDCATQCPYNAISLIPRSELKASAAKLPAKAAPSKNGASRNGKGGAARGETTPEASFDPLAAFGLRFDPKPQPVTQGEELVAIKCNLCNNTPLNPKDAGGKPVYATHKYNCEENCPTGALKRVKPTAYFNEIARIHGPALRHPGSMIAGNAFGHADRAKWLAHLVGIVVTVLLCGATMAGIVQYGLGTPLFRSDWFNFRWITGLVGLAGIIIVMLYPVRRQMWRRRGGALKVWMLSHTYAGVIAGIVLLLHGGTNLGGAVTAALMISFDLVILTGLIGILLYQLGPRLLTKIEGEPLLAEDLLRRREELYQEIADLTVTVQEQAEKEGRRAQFAQTFLVARDQAVAALLSLGFLFRQYLHRESLDDLLKHVRQRFAKAIASQTTPTEQAVLGQILDALATIRRIDALLYIHRALKLWLPPHVISTSVMLALMVVHIFQVVYYLWR, encoded by the coding sequence ATGAACGCTGCGGCGACGGCCACCGTGACAGCCACTGCGATGAAACGTCAGGAGATCGCCAACCGGCATGCCATCCTCGAAGCCATCCGGGGGATTTCAGCCATTGAAGAACTGGTCGAATACGAACCCGGCCATGGCTACAAGTTTGGCGTGGATTTGGAAGTTGCCATCTACGGGCGCAACTACGGCCCCGGCAAGAAGGTGGGGCCCTACATACGGATGTATGACTATCCACCGGGACTGGAGATCGTACGCCAGGGCGACTGGGACACCAACACGTTCTTCATCGTCGTGGCCGGGGCCGTCGAAGTCTTCGTGGCCGGGGTGGCCGAGCCGGTGGCTGTTTTTGAGCCGGGCAAACCCTTCGGTGAAATGGGTGTACTGGCCGGGATGCCACGCAGCGCCACGGTCATTGCCCACCGGCAGCGCGGCGCGCGGGTGCTGGAAGTCCAACGGCCGGCGCTGCGCGTCCTGCGCAAGCTCAGGAAGTTTGGAGCGGCGCTGGACATCACCTATCGCAACAACGGACGCGCAGCCGTTGCCAATCAGCTTCAGATTCCCGACGAACTGCGGAAAAAAGTCGCCGAAATTGCGGATTTTCAGTTGGTTGCCCGGGGCCATGTCCTGGCCAGTGCAGGCGAAGTCATCCGCAAGCTGCTGCTCATCCGGGATGGCTGGGTCAAACGCATCGGGCAGGCGCAGAACGGAGAAGTCACAGATTACCTGGGACCGGGCTACATCCTTGGTTTCAATGCTCTGACCGTCCGTGAGGCGCGGTTTCCCTACCGGGCCGTGGCGATGAGCCGGACCGAACTGCTGGAAATCCCGGTCGAAGCCCTCCACCGCGACCCGGCCCTGCTGGAGGCGCTGCGGGCAGCGCTGGGGGCTGCCGGAGACATCGGCACACCCCTCCAGCCGACGCAAGCCTTGGTCTTCAACCCGGCCGTCAAGACAGCTCAGGAACGCCTCCTTGACCGTGGGCTGGCGGATGCCAACAACCTGCTGCTGATGGACATGGACCTGTGCATCCGCTGCGGCAACTGCTCGCTGGCCTGCCACCAGATTCACGGACATGCCCGGCTCAAACGAACGGGCATTCACGTCCTGCGCCCCCGGACGCCGACGCACACCACCCTTGACCAATCCCTGCTCATGCCGGCCGTGTGCCTGCACTGCAAGGACCCGGAGTGCCTGACCGGTTGCCCAACTGGGGCCATTGCACGCTTCGAGGGGGGACAGGTGGATATCCTTCCCAGTCTGTGCATTGGTTGCAGCGATTGCGCGACCCAGTGCCCCTACAATGCCATTTCCCTCATCCCCCGGAGCGAACTCAAAGCTTCCGCGGCCAAGCTGCCGGCCAAGGCGGCGCCGTCCAAAAACGGGGCGTCCCGCAACGGCAAAGGAGGAGCAGCCAGGGGAGAGACGACGCCAGAAGCATCCTTTGATCCGTTGGCGGCCTTCGGACTGCGCTTTGATCCCAAACCCCAGCCGGTAACTCAGGGCGAAGAGCTGGTCGCCATCAAGTGCAACCTGTGCAACAACACGCCCCTGAATCCGAAGGACGCCGGCGGCAAGCCGGTCTATGCCACCCACAAGTACAACTGCGAGGAAAACTGTCCGACCGGGGCGCTCAAACGGGTAAAGCCCACCGCCTACTTCAACGAAATCGCCCGGATTCACGGCCCGGCCCTGCGTCATCCGGGTTCGATGATCGCCGGCAATGCGTTTGGACATGCCGACCGGGCCAAGTGGCTGGCGCACCTGGTGGGCATCGTGGTGACGGTGCTGCTGTGCGGGGCGACCATGGCCGGCATCGTCCAGTATGGGCTGGGAACGCCGCTCTTCAGGTCGGACTGGTTCAACTTCCGCTGGATCACCGGACTGGTCGGACTGGCCGGCATCATCATCGTCATGCTCTATCCCGTCCGCCGGCAGATGTGGCGGCGACGGGGCGGAGCGCTCAAGGTCTGGATGCTGTCGCACACCTATGCCGGTGTCATCGCCGGCATTGTCCTGCTGCTTCACGGCGGAACGAATCTGGGTGGGGCCGTCACAGCGGCGCTGATGATCTCCTTTGATCTGGTCATCCTGACTGGACTTATCGGCATCCTGCTGTATCAGCTTGGCCCCCGGCTGCTGACCAAAATCGAAGGTGAGCCGCTTCTGGCCGAAGACCTGCTGCGGCGGCGGGAGGAGCTGTACCAGGAAATTGCCGACCTGACCGTAACGGTCCAGGAACAGGCCGAAAAGGAAGGGCGCAGGGCGCAATTTGCCCAGACGTTCCTGGTCGCGCGCGACCAGGCTGTGGCGGCGCTGCTTTCACTGGGCTTTCTCTTTCGGCAGTACCTGCACCGGGAATCCCTCGACGATCTGCTAAAACACGTGCGGCAACGCTTTGCCAAGGCCATCGCCAGCCAGACGACGCCGACGGAGCAGGCGGTTCTGGGACAAATCCTCGACGCCCTGGCCACCATCCGGCGGATTGATGCGCTGCTTTACATTCACCGGGCGCTGAAGTTGTGGCTGCCACCCCACGTCATTTCGACTTCCGTCATGCTTGCCCTGATGGTCGTCCATATTTTTCAGGTGGTGTACTACCTGTGGCGCTAA
- the thrC gene encoding threonine synthase, producing MSSEGFPRATAYLQCIETTCRATYDASERIYTCEQCGGLLDVQYEWQRARLFDVLETFDARRASFHPHDTSGVWRFRELLPFVTSPAQIVTLGEGNTPVWDAPRSAGYAGLKRLAVKHQGLNPTGSFKDNGMTTGMAQARRLGARAVACASTGNTSASLAAYAARAGVHGIVFIPGGRIAYGKLAQSLDYGAVTLQIEGNFDDAMRLVRELARTTPLYLLNSVNPFRLEGQKTIAFELLQQRRWRVPDWVVVPGGNLGNVSALGKGFKELHNLGLIARLPRLAVVQAEGAAPLAQWYAAGQTGNLAPVARPKTLATAIQIGNPVSWLKAVRALEWTNGVCAVVSEQEIADAKAMLGRDGIGCEPASAATVAGLRRLVSERVVDPDADVVAILTGNALKDPDFTVQYHTGQLYTDAERETHLTHAEGKLVPTFANTPRQVPADATVLRQVILDLLETPPA from the coding sequence ATGTCAAGTGAAGGCTTCCCACGCGCCACAGCCTATCTTCAGTGCATCGAGACAACCTGCCGGGCCACCTACGACGCCAGCGAGCGAATCTACACCTGCGAGCAGTGCGGTGGTTTGCTCGATGTGCAGTACGAATGGCAACGCGCCCGGTTGTTCGATGTACTGGAGACCTTCGATGCCCGGCGTGCGTCTTTTCATCCACACGACACCAGCGGCGTCTGGCGTTTTCGTGAACTGCTGCCCTTTGTGACTTCGCCGGCGCAGATCGTCACTCTGGGCGAAGGCAACACCCCAGTGTGGGATGCGCCACGCAGCGCCGGCTATGCCGGTCTCAAACGGCTGGCGGTGAAGCACCAGGGTCTCAATCCGACCGGTTCCTTCAAGGACAACGGCATGACGACCGGCATGGCGCAGGCCCGCCGGCTGGGCGCGCGGGCCGTGGCCTGTGCCAGTACCGGCAACACTTCGGCTTCGCTGGCCGCCTATGCTGCGCGCGCCGGTGTTCACGGAATTGTCTTCATCCCCGGCGGGCGCATTGCCTACGGTAAACTGGCGCAAAGTCTCGATTACGGTGCGGTGACGCTCCAGATTGAAGGCAACTTCGACGATGCCATGCGGCTGGTTCGGGAACTGGCCCGTACCACGCCGCTGTATCTGCTCAACTCGGTCAATCCATTCCGGCTTGAAGGGCAAAAGACCATTGCCTTCGAGCTGTTGCAGCAGCGCCGGTGGCGCGTACCCGACTGGGTTGTGGTGCCCGGCGGCAATCTCGGCAATGTCTCGGCGCTGGGCAAGGGCTTCAAAGAACTGCATAACTTGGGGCTGATCGCACGGCTTCCCCGGTTGGCCGTCGTTCAGGCGGAAGGGGCAGCGCCGCTGGCGCAGTGGTACGCAGCCGGCCAGACCGGCAATCTTGCGCCTGTGGCGCGGCCCAAGACCCTGGCCACGGCGATTCAGATTGGTAATCCCGTGTCGTGGCTGAAAGCCGTTCGCGCCCTGGAGTGGACAAACGGTGTGTGTGCCGTGGTTTCCGAACAGGAAATTGCCGACGCCAAAGCTATGCTGGGGCGCGACGGCATCGGCTGTGAACCGGCCAGCGCCGCCACCGTGGCTGGACTCCGGCGACTGGTCAGCGAAAGGGTTGTTGACCCGGATGCCGACGTGGTGGCGATTCTGACCGGCAACGCCCTCAAGGACCCGGACTTCACGGTGCAGTACCACACCGGGCAGCTCTACACCGACGCCGAACGTGAAACGCACCTTACCCACGCCGAAGGGAAGCTTGTCCCGACCTTTGCCAACACGCCACGGCAGGTTCCGGCGGATGCCACCGTTCTGCGGCAGGTCATCCTCGACCTTCTGGAAACACCGCCGGCCTGA
- a CDS encoding NAD(P)-binding domain-containing protein, translating into MAKLSRFLIQRKDLLDKGDLVLELEGLVIGSQTDCDLVLNHPTVSRIHAGIREVEGRWWLTNLSSTNGTQVNGALVETVELQPDDVIRIGIFVLRPTLAEGTLTLDVDRQVDTYAASERSTRLLGDPLQATAQGKTALLPKLTGYLQQRGVTQNLTGKTQRLETPPAATTPEAPEQTPPPQTATGLLQAARLQRGMTGLLTSILALPEQEQKRFQQAMNVFWERRKAAIKGEQKLDERSPLEPRELPEELKKHNLHLGKKRFNWIPTNDLIRPWPRGYLYVFGAVATVLCLAAFFVWEAAYLPGDTSNPHALPADRLPAPIQQRLELKLVANAPVENKCNACHAVTSSMQNKCVDCHETNHFNTTVIAKHEEAGMQCVDCHTEHKGADFRPGIVSRSMCIDCHRDGPTHPKAVSLKDGTPLREPHRGSFGYPVENGVWSWQHPMNPKWDKLFAESRTPLDPSTKFHLIHAAVAPATSAWKCSECHDGSFAKGAAEVKVINRDKCAVCHGQAYVQTASLRELDTDALRLGIDCNSCHAQHPQSQTLTAARRPAGSGPEPVVFTKDRVYRGGKDWQWTSLAARFGGFTLGNWLLFFSLIPLTGIGFLTFDTLRKRREQATLKGNALDLANRHRKFTDTRYAERWESPAQVERARASAREHPIPHPVINYETCIGCHACILACPQDVLGFDDQEHHAIVVNLEQCMEDTGCQQACPTVPQSCVLINTRQNIREAPKPLRKGANEGFETETVPGIYLVGDVSGVPLIRNAIKEGRLAIERIAEKLKAEGPVAGAEYDVAIIGIGPGGISAVARAAELGLRYVAIEQGRRYATIADKYPAGKYVAFNPFNPSDPPLGAIRLEGPGDIKENMLAWWDETVEKLGLVIREYEGCKEIVREGEVFVVRTTKHAQGYRARKVVLAIGNAGEPRKLGCPGEVEGRVLYRLQDPSAFKGKHIVVVGAGNSAVEAAVDLTGQRQPDGTIKFPPEAEANHVTLVIRSDFPKDLTLENKMWVYYGMDAGRIKAYFGAGIREITDREVIIESIRDKSEIARIPNDYVFALIGSIAPKEFLTKLGIKYAGDDRKR; encoded by the coding sequence ATGGCGAAACTCAGTCGCTTCCTCATTCAGCGGAAAGACCTTCTCGATAAAGGCGATCTCGTCCTCGAACTGGAAGGACTGGTCATCGGCTCCCAGACCGACTGCGACCTAGTGCTCAACCATCCCACGGTGTCGCGGATTCATGCCGGCATCCGGGAAGTCGAAGGGCGCTGGTGGCTGACGAACCTTTCCAGCACGAACGGCACCCAGGTCAACGGCGCTCTGGTCGAAACCGTCGAACTCCAGCCCGACGATGTCATCCGCATTGGCATTTTTGTTCTCCGGCCGACACTTGCAGAGGGCACCCTGACGCTCGACGTGGACCGCCAGGTGGACACCTATGCCGCGTCTGAACGCAGCACACGCCTGCTCGGCGATCCCCTCCAGGCCACTGCCCAGGGTAAGACGGCGCTGCTGCCAAAGCTGACCGGCTACCTTCAGCAACGCGGTGTGACGCAAAACCTGACCGGTAAAACGCAACGTCTGGAAACGCCGCCAGCCGCCACAACGCCAGAAGCACCGGAACAGACGCCCCCACCACAAACGGCGACCGGCCTGCTTCAGGCAGCCCGCCTCCAGCGCGGCATGACCGGTCTGCTGACCTCCATCCTCGCGCTGCCGGAACAGGAACAGAAGCGTTTCCAGCAGGCGATGAACGTCTTCTGGGAGCGGCGCAAGGCGGCCATCAAGGGCGAGCAGAAGCTGGATGAGCGGTCTCCGCTCGAACCCCGCGAACTCCCCGAAGAACTCAAAAAGCACAACCTGCACTTGGGGAAAAAACGGTTCAACTGGATTCCCACCAACGATCTGATCCGTCCGTGGCCGCGGGGCTACCTGTATGTCTTTGGCGCGGTGGCAACCGTGCTCTGCCTGGCGGCCTTTTTCGTCTGGGAAGCGGCCTACCTGCCGGGCGACACGTCAAATCCGCATGCCCTTCCGGCTGACCGGTTGCCGGCCCCCATCCAGCAGCGGCTGGAGCTGAAGCTCGTGGCCAACGCACCGGTGGAAAACAAGTGCAATGCCTGCCATGCCGTCACCTCTTCCATGCAGAACAAGTGCGTGGACTGCCACGAAACCAACCATTTCAACACGACCGTCATTGCCAAACACGAAGAAGCCGGGATGCAGTGCGTGGACTGCCACACCGAACACAAAGGCGCGGATTTCCGCCCCGGCATCGTTTCGCGCAGCATGTGCATTGATTGCCACCGCGACGGGCCAACCCATCCCAAGGCCGTCAGCCTGAAGGACGGCACCCCCCTGCGCGAACCGCACCGTGGCTCATTCGGCTATCCGGTCGAAAACGGCGTGTGGTCGTGGCAGCATCCGATGAATCCGAAGTGGGACAAACTCTTTGCCGAAAGCCGGACGCCGCTCGATCCTTCGACCAAGTTTCATCTCATTCACGCTGCTGTTGCGCCGGCCACGAGCGCCTGGAAGTGCAGCGAGTGCCATGACGGTTCGTTTGCCAAAGGCGCGGCCGAGGTCAAGGTCATCAACCGCGACAAATGTGCCGTATGCCACGGGCAGGCATACGTCCAAACCGCATCGCTCAGGGAACTCGACACCGACGCCCTGCGCCTCGGCATTGACTGCAACTCCTGCCACGCCCAGCACCCCCAGTCGCAAACGCTGACGGCGGCCCGCCGTCCGGCCGGAAGCGGTCCCGAACCGGTCGTGTTCACCAAAGACCGGGTATATCGTGGCGGAAAGGACTGGCAGTGGACGAGTCTGGCGGCCAGGTTCGGCGGCTTCACCCTTGGCAACTGGCTGCTGTTTTTCAGCCTCATCCCACTGACCGGCATCGGGTTCCTGACCTTCGACACGCTGCGCAAACGGCGGGAACAGGCAACGCTCAAAGGCAACGCCCTCGATCTGGCCAACCGGCACCGCAAGTTTACCGACACACGCTACGCCGAACGGTGGGAATCGCCAGCCCAGGTCGAGCGCGCGCGCGCCTCGGCACGGGAACACCCGATTCCCCATCCGGTTATCAACTATGAAACCTGCATCGGCTGCCACGCCTGCATTCTGGCCTGCCCCCAGGATGTGTTGGGCTTTGACGATCAGGAGCACCACGCCATCGTCGTCAACCTTGAACAGTGCATGGAAGACACCGGCTGCCAGCAGGCCTGTCCGACCGTGCCGCAGTCCTGTGTTCTCATCAACACGCGGCAAAACATCCGGGAAGCACCCAAGCCCCTGCGCAAAGGTGCCAACGAAGGCTTTGAAACCGAAACCGTGCCGGGCATCTATCTCGTCGGGGACGTATCCGGCGTACCGCTCATTCGGAATGCCATCAAGGAAGGACGGCTCGCCATCGAGCGCATTGCCGAGAAACTCAAGGCTGAGGGGCCGGTCGCCGGGGCCGAGTACGACGTGGCCATCATCGGGATCGGGCCGGGCGGGATTTCCGCTGTGGCGCGGGCCGCCGAACTGGGCCTGCGCTACGTCGCCATCGAACAGGGCCGGCGATACGCAACCATCGCCGACAAGTATCCGGCCGGCAAGTACGTCGCCTTCAACCCCTTCAACCCTTCCGACCCGCCGCTCGGCGCAATCCGCCTCGAAGGGCCGGGTGACATCAAGGAAAACATGCTCGCGTGGTGGGATGAAACCGTCGAGAAGCTTGGTCTGGTCATCCGGGAATATGAAGGCTGCAAGGAAATTGTGCGCGAGGGCGAAGTCTTTGTCGTCAGAACCACCAAACATGCGCAGGGGTATCGCGCGCGCAAGGTCGTGCTGGCGATTGGCAATGCCGGCGAGCCGCGCAAACTGGGCTGCCCCGGCGAGGTCGAAGGCCGGGTGCTGTACCGCCTGCAGGACCCCAGCGCCTTCAAAGGGAAACACATTGTCGTCGTCGGCGCGGGCAACTCGGCCGTCGAAGCCGCCGTGGACCTGACCGGCCAACGCCAACCCGATGGCACGATCAAGTTCCCGCCGGAGGCCGAAGCGAATCACGTCACGCTCGTCATCCGGTCAGATTTCCCGAAAGACCTGACGCTCGAAAACAAAATGTGGGTGTACTACGGCATGGATGCCGGCCGTATCAAAGCCTACTTTGGCGCCGGCATCCGTGAGATTACCGATCGGGAAGTCATTATCGAAAGTATCCGGGACAAGTCCGAAATCGCGCGGATTCCCAACGACTACGTGTTCGCCCTCATCGGCAGCATCGCGCCCAAGGAGTTTCTCACCAAACTCGGCATCAAGTATGCCGGAGACGACCGGAAGCGGTAG
- a CDS encoding DEAD/DEAH box helicase — protein sequence MLKLTEGQLRRLAETLDTLHLRGVLGGNVPASRSRTALIGQVVEQARQHAATAHRLYEATRLTPEQVREWLAEAAPDLPPEAYTRLMQLLTASLEPGELIPAQQVVSLLTIGLPTVLEELREIEYRRPRPGLTYHEFQVARHRRAALQKLLEGIGTPEPQPFVPDPFQLAAVAFVTEEDKDVLVAAPTGSGKTWIAEQAIRCFLERGGTAWYTSPLKALSNDKFREFGRKFGPDAVGLITGDRRVNPDAPLKIATTEIYRNGLYDAMTRDGVFGAPDLVVFDEVHYLGDRHRGVVWEESIIYTPASTRLLMLSATVGNARELAEWVTWTRGVECRLVAHPQRPVPLRTAFIHPDGRLQPLFEEGSPGRLQADVEALYIKAKQQEAAEQARRRRPPFHRRRR from the coding sequence ATGCTCAAACTGACGGAAGGTCAACTGCGCCGTCTGGCCGAAACCTTGGACACGCTGCACTTGCGTGGCGTTCTGGGGGGAAACGTGCCGGCCTCCCGCAGCCGGACAGCGCTCATTGGTCAGGTCGTCGAACAGGCCCGGCAGCATGCGGCAACGGCGCACCGGCTCTACGAAGCCACCCGGCTGACACCGGAGCAGGTGCGGGAGTGGTTGGCCGAAGCCGCCCCGGACCTGCCGCCGGAAGCCTACACGCGCCTGATGCAGCTTCTGACGGCTTCGCTGGAGCCGGGTGAGCTGATTCCGGCCCAGCAGGTCGTGAGCCTGCTGACGATTGGGTTGCCAACGGTTCTGGAAGAACTGCGTGAGATTGAGTACCGCCGGCCGCGCCCGGGCCTGACCTATCACGAATTTCAGGTTGCCCGTCACCGCCGGGCGGCCCTTCAGAAGCTGCTCGAAGGTATCGGAACGCCGGAGCCGCAGCCGTTCGTGCCCGATCCCTTTCAGTTGGCGGCGGTTGCTTTTGTGACCGAGGAAGACAAGGATGTGCTCGTGGCTGCGCCGACCGGTTCGGGCAAAACCTGGATTGCCGAGCAGGCTATCCGGTGCTTCCTCGAACGGGGTGGCACAGCGTGGTACACCTCTCCGCTCAAGGCGCTTTCCAACGACAAGTTCCGTGAGTTTGGGCGGAAGTTTGGCCCCGACGCCGTGGGTCTCATTACGGGCGACCGCCGGGTGAACCCCGATGCGCCACTCAAAATTGCCACGACCGAGATTTACCGCAACGGCCTCTATGACGCGATGACGCGGGACGGCGTTTTTGGCGCGCCGGATTTGGTCGTTTTTGACGAAGTTCACTACCTTGGCGACCGCCACCGGGGCGTTGTGTGGGAAGAGTCCATTATCTACACGCCCGCTTCGACGCGCCTGCTGATGTTGTCGGCCACGGTTGGCAATGCCAGGGAACTGGCGGAATGGGTGACATGGACGCGCGGTGTTGAATGCCGGCTGGTGGCGCATCCGCAGCGGCCCGTGCCGCTGCGGACGGCCTTCATTCACCCGGATGGACGCCTTCAGCCGCTTTTCGAGGAAGGCAGTCCCGGACGCTTGCAGGCTGATGTCGAAGCCCTGTACATCAAAGCCAAGCAGCAGGAAGCGGCTGAGCAGGCGCGCCGGCGCCGTCCGCCTTTTCACCGCCGCCGGCGCTGA
- a CDS encoding cysteine desulfurase family protein — protein MPLSSSAVYLDNAATTRVLPEVVAALLPYLTEQYGNASSVHAFGQRARSAVERARRQVAALIGSEPSEITFLSGGTEANNLAIRGLVEAYGDPVRRKHIITTAFEHPSVLAPCQALEAAGFRVTYLPVGAAGQVKVEDVAQSLTDETCLVTVMLANNEVGTLQPVADIGALVAERRQRGQAIFLHTDAVQAVGKIPVNVRDLKVDLLSLSGHKLHAPKGIGALYVARHVRLAAQQLGGQQERGRRAGTEAVAHIVALGCAAELAAKRLDQMEAVRALRDELEHGLHARLPRLVINGAASPRLPNLTNLAFDGLDANRLVIALDLAGIAVSTGSACSSGTTEPSHVLRAMGLPPERVRGSIRVSLSQETTAADIARVLEVLPQTVERLSRQSVAA, from the coding sequence ATGCCTTTGTCCTCGTCAGCCGTTTACCTTGACAATGCCGCCACGACCCGCGTGCTGCCGGAAGTTGTGGCGGCTTTGTTGCCGTACCTGACCGAGCAGTACGGCAATGCCTCATCGGTGCACGCCTTTGGGCAACGGGCCCGGTCAGCCGTTGAACGCGCCCGCCGGCAGGTGGCTGCGCTGATTGGCAGTGAACCCTCCGAAATCACCTTTCTCAGCGGCGGGACGGAAGCCAACAATCTGGCCATTCGGGGTCTTGTGGAAGCCTATGGCGATCCTGTCCGCCGCAAGCACATCATCACCACAGCCTTTGAGCATCCGTCCGTGCTGGCCCCATGCCAGGCGCTCGAAGCGGCCGGCTTTCGGGTGACGTACCTGCCAGTCGGCGCAGCCGGGCAGGTGAAGGTGGAAGATGTGGCCCAGTCCCTGACCGATGAGACCTGCCTGGTGACGGTCATGCTGGCCAACAATGAAGTCGGCACGCTGCAACCGGTGGCCGACATCGGGGCGCTGGTCGCGGAACGTCGCCAGCGTGGACAAGCCATTTTTCTGCATACGGATGCTGTGCAGGCCGTCGGCAAAATTCCCGTCAACGTACGTGACCTGAAGGTGGACCTGCTCTCGCTTTCCGGCCACAAGCTGCACGCGCCCAAAGGCATCGGCGCGCTGTACGTTGCCAGGCACGTACGGTTGGCGGCGCAGCAGCTTGGAGGCCAACAGGAACGCGGCCGCCGGGCCGGAACGGAAGCCGTTGCCCACATCGTGGCGCTGGGCTGTGCGGCGGAGCTGGCCGCCAAACGGCTTGACCAGATGGAAGCCGTCCGTGCGCTGCGCGATGAACTCGAACATGGGCTGCACGCGCGCCTGCCCCGGCTGGTCATCAATGGTGCTGCGTCGCCGCGTTTGCCCAACCTGACCAACCTTGCATTTGACGGCCTTGATGCCAATCGGCTCGTCATCGCCCTTGACCTTGCCGGCATTGCCGTTTCAACGGGTTCGGCCTGCTCCTCCGGCACGACCGAGCCGAGCCATGTCCTGCGCGCCATGGGGTTGCCGCCGGAGCGGGTGCGTGGCTCCATCCGCGTTAGCCTGAGCCAGGAAACGACGGCAGCTGACATCGCCCGGGTGCTGGAAGTGCTGCCCCAGACGGTGGAGCGTCTGTCCCGTCAGTCCGTCGCTGCCTGA